One segment of Bacillota bacterium DNA contains the following:
- a CDS encoding UDP-N-acetylmuramoyl-L-alanine--D-glutamate ligase gives MSERQKEYVARFKGKRAAVLGIGASNAPVIRFLVEAGARVTACDVKTKEELGDAYERVAGLPVEFRLGPGYLDGLEEFDMVFPTPGMPLDLPELVKAREHGVLQSNEVGLFLDLCEAPVVGITGSDGKTTTTTLVSEVLKAAGKKVFTGGNIGNPLLAEVFGITPDSIVVLELSSFQLQPLSRSPHIGVVLNLTANHLDHHRSMEEYADAKKNIFRHQGHGDFTVLNFDNAYTRAMGDECPGRRVFFSRRREVPGGVFLRGDDIIVAIRGEEEFAASRNDIQIPGDHNVENVLAVAAVAALCGCDFAALRRVLREFKGVAHRIEFVAELGGVRFYDDSIATTPSRAVAGLRSFREPVIVIAGGSGKNVPFDEFAEAAVERAKAVVLVGETAPQIRAAIEAAGAVAGRAVRMVEARGFEEAVHLAADEASPGDVVLLSPACASFDMFRNYKERGDRFKEIVRAMARAGESQGDDLAPMTERD, from the coding sequence ATGAGCGAGAGGCAAAAGGAGTACGTGGCGAGGTTTAAAGGCAAGCGGGCGGCCGTGCTCGGCATCGGCGCGAGCAACGCCCCGGTGATAAGGTTTCTCGTCGAGGCCGGCGCAAGGGTGACCGCATGCGATGTCAAGACAAAAGAGGAGCTTGGGGACGCGTACGAGAGAGTCGCAGGCCTGCCCGTCGAGTTCAGGCTGGGCCCCGGATACCTCGACGGCCTCGAGGAATTCGACATGGTCTTCCCTACCCCGGGGATGCCGCTTGACCTCCCAGAGCTCGTGAAGGCGCGCGAGCACGGAGTCCTGCAGTCGAACGAGGTGGGGCTCTTCCTCGACCTTTGTGAGGCGCCCGTGGTCGGGATCACCGGTAGCGACGGGAAAACCACCACCACGACCCTGGTGAGCGAGGTCCTCAAGGCCGCGGGCAAGAAGGTGTTCACCGGGGGCAACATAGGAAACCCGCTTCTCGCCGAGGTCTTCGGCATCACCCCGGATTCCATCGTGGTTTTGGAGCTATCTAGCTTTCAGTTACAGCCGCTTTCGAGGAGCCCGCACATCGGAGTGGTGTTGAACCTGACCGCCAACCACCTGGACCACCACAGGTCCATGGAGGAATACGCTGACGCCAAGAAGAATATCTTCAGGCACCAGGGGCATGGCGACTTCACCGTCCTGAACTTCGACAACGCGTACACGCGCGCCATGGGGGACGAGTGCCCGGGCCGCAGGGTCTTCTTCTCGCGGCGCCGTGAGGTGCCCGGCGGAGTTTTCCTGCGTGGTGACGACATAATCGTGGCGATCCGCGGAGAAGAGGAATTCGCCGCAAGTCGGAACGACATACAGATCCCTGGCGACCATAACGTGGAGAACGTGCTCGCGGTCGCGGCCGTCGCTGCGCTCTGCGGGTGCGACTTTGCGGCTTTGCGCCGGGTGTTGCGGGAATTCAAAGGAGTTGCCCACCGAATCGAGTTCGTCGCAGAACTGGGCGGAGTTAGGTTCTACGACGACTCCATCGCTACGACACCGAGCCGGGCCGTCGCGGGGCTGCGCTCTTTCCGCGAGCCCGTGATCGTCATAGCGGGCGGGTCGGGCAAGAATGTGCCGTTCGACGAGTTTGCGGAGGCAGCCGTGGAACGCGCGAAAGCGGTGGTGCTCGTGGGCGAGACCGCGCCTCAGATACGGGCCGCCATCGAGGCGGCCGGAGCTGTGGCCGGAAGGGCCGTCCGCATGGTGGAAGCCCGCGGTTTCGAGGAAGCCGTGCATCTCGCCGCAGATGAGGCCTCGCCGGGCGATGTGGTGCTTCTTTCGCCTGCGTGTGCGAGCTTCGACATGTTCAGGAATTACAAGGAGCGCGGAGACAGGTTCAAAGAGATCGTGCGGGCTATGGCACGAGCGGGGGAATCGCAAGGCGATGACCTCGCTCCAATGACAGAAAGGGACTGA
- the folD gene encoding bifunctional methylenetetrahydrofolate dehydrogenase/methenyltetrahydrofolate cyclohydrolase FolD yields the protein MAATIIDGKAVARDVRAEVAAGVEEFAKAHGFPPGLAVVIVGDDPASRVYVDSKKKMCRALGIYSEEHALPVATTQRELLDLIERLNNDPRIHGVLVQLPLPGHLDEGEVLEAIDPRKDVDGFHPVNVGKLLVGAECFVPCTPAGILELIKRTGVEIKGKRAVVVGRSNIVGKPVAILLLAEHATVTVCHSRTRDLPAVCREADILVVAIGKPEMIDASYIKPGAVVIDVGVNEVGTSESGKRKLVGDVNFDSAVEVAGYITPVPGGVGPMTIAMLMRNTLEAARRASR from the coding sequence ATGGCTGCAACAATCATCGACGGCAAGGCTGTGGCGAGAGATGTCCGGGCCGAAGTGGCCGCGGGGGTGGAGGAGTTCGCAAAAGCGCACGGATTCCCACCCGGGCTTGCGGTGGTCATAGTGGGAGACGACCCGGCGTCGCGGGTGTATGTGGACAGCAAGAAGAAGATGTGCCGCGCCCTCGGGATCTATTCCGAAGAACACGCGCTTCCCGTCGCGACGACCCAGCGCGAGTTGCTCGACCTCATCGAACGCCTCAACAACGACCCGAGGATCCACGGGGTCCTCGTGCAATTGCCGCTTCCGGGCCATCTCGACGAGGGAGAGGTCCTCGAGGCCATCGATCCGCGCAAGGATGTGGACGGGTTTCATCCCGTGAACGTGGGGAAGCTCCTCGTAGGGGCCGAGTGTTTCGTCCCGTGCACGCCCGCAGGCATCCTGGAGCTCATCAAGAGGACCGGCGTCGAGATCAAGGGCAAGCGCGCGGTCGTGGTCGGGCGCAGCAACATCGTGGGCAAGCCCGTGGCCATCCTGCTTCTCGCCGAGCACGCCACAGTCACCGTATGTCATTCGCGCACTCGCGACCTCCCAGCAGTGTGCCGCGAGGCGGACATCCTCGTGGTGGCCATCGGCAAGCCTGAGATGATCGACGCAAGCTACATCAAGCCAGGTGCCGTGGTGATCGATGTGGGCGTGAACGAGGTGGGCACCAGCGAGAGCGGCAAGCGCAAGCTGGTCGGGGACGTGAACTTCGACTCCGCGGTGGAGGTGGCGGGGTACATCACACCTGTTCCAGGCGGGGTCGGGCCGATGACAATAGCGATGCTCATGAGGAACACCCTCGAGGCCGCGAGGAGGGCCTCGCGCTGA
- a CDS encoding sigma-70 family RNA polymerase sigma factor has protein sequence MLNTEALAGVRYKENDVQAFEELVRRYDRKLYNIALRLTGNADEAKDLAQEALLRAYRGFGSFRLGTSFEKWLFRIASNLYIDRLRKQHNVRFESLDEPVLTASGQVEKALPDWSSNPEDVAEKNELAREIQGALQSLPLNYRLAVILYDLEGFSYEEISGILHCSIGTVRSRIHRGRRLLREKLAPYVKPAASAGARW, from the coding sequence ATGTTGAACACGGAAGCCCTCGCCGGAGTCCGTTACAAGGAAAACGACGTGCAAGCCTTCGAGGAGCTCGTCAGGCGGTACGACCGAAAGCTCTATAACATCGCTCTAAGACTGACGGGAAATGCAGACGAGGCGAAGGATCTGGCACAGGAGGCCCTCCTACGGGCCTACCGCGGCTTCGGCAGCTTCCGGCTGGGCACGTCATTTGAGAAGTGGCTCTTCCGGATCGCGTCGAACCTCTACATCGATCGGCTTCGCAAGCAGCACAACGTGAGGTTCGAATCGCTGGATGAGCCGGTGCTCACCGCAAGCGGACAGGTCGAGAAGGCGTTGCCCGACTGGTCCAGCAATCCGGAAGACGTCGCGGAGAAGAATGAGCTCGCCAGGGAGATCCAGGGGGCTCTTCAGTCCCTACCGCTCAACTACCGGCTGGCGGTGATCCTGTATGATCTCGAGGGGTTCTCCTACGAGGAGATCAGCGGGATACTGCATTGCTCCATCGGCACCGTGAGATCGCGCATACATAGAGGCCGGAGGCTTTTGCGTGAGAAACTCGCGCCGTACGTGAAGCCCGCAGCCTCTGCTGGGGCCAGGTGGTGA
- a CDS encoding outer membrane lipoprotein carrier protein LolA: MSKRLVAAVVVALVAMVLAGILAYQPAAQTQTNMSPRLGSPPSRAPGSDLAHSLLRAVIERGNEVSFKATQTIILWYPTGSSACITNVVHKAPNLTRTDYLPSATATSGYRVVISDGESTWHYEPSLGVVFHMPGTAPDKSRGGSRGGPGADSPGTVSAAGGDGLALIEANYDISLVSTESLAGRKAHVIKLKPKNPGNPSRRIWVDTELPFILRTEKYGPDGFISSLSFYNYIEFTSQIDDDVFRLQVPPGVAIVTIPGTEDLMTLEELQKKAGFAVPVPEFVPAGYVLEGGTLTRRGDAEVAHIRFTDGLNTISFFVEPPAPRAGRRPGVPGFSDDVGTMNVGRQVALDGSKGLLADYQDATLVRWEASGYEFTLIGEVDESLLLDMAKSVNAPQPRTPARDSFGGSVIKFFYEFFWAGR, encoded by the coding sequence ATGAGCAAGAGGCTGGTTGCTGCGGTCGTCGTAGCGCTTGTTGCCATGGTCCTTGCCGGCATCCTGGCCTACCAGCCCGCAGCCCAAACCCAAACGAATATGAGCCCGAGGCTCGGTTCTCCACCAAGCCGGGCGCCTGGTTCAGACTTGGCCCACTCCTTGCTGAGGGCCGTCATAGAGAGGGGCAACGAGGTCAGTTTCAAGGCGACTCAGACGATAATCCTATGGTACCCCACAGGAAGCAGCGCGTGCATCACTAACGTCGTACACAAGGCCCCAAACCTCACCAGGACCGACTATCTCCCCTCGGCAACGGCTACGTCAGGCTATCGAGTGGTCATCTCGGACGGCGAATCGACATGGCACTATGAGCCGTCGCTGGGAGTCGTGTTTCACATGCCCGGCACGGCACCGGACAAGTCACGAGGAGGAAGCCGAGGAGGCCCGGGCGCCGACAGCCCCGGCACGGTCTCCGCAGCGGGAGGTGACGGGCTTGCGCTTATCGAGGCGAACTACGATATCTCGCTGGTGTCTACGGAGAGCCTCGCAGGTCGAAAGGCGCACGTGATAAAGCTCAAGCCAAAGAATCCGGGAAACCCGTCGCGGAGGATATGGGTGGACACAGAGCTTCCGTTCATCCTCCGGACTGAAAAGTACGGTCCGGACGGGTTCATATCGTCGCTGTCGTTTTACAATTATATTGAGTTTACGTCGCAAATCGACGATGATGTCTTTAGACTTCAGGTCCCACCCGGCGTGGCCATCGTGACCATCCCTGGCACGGAGGACCTGATGACGCTGGAAGAACTCCAAAAGAAGGCAGGATTCGCCGTGCCCGTGCCGGAATTCGTGCCAGCCGGGTACGTCCTGGAGGGCGGCACTCTCACGAGACGCGGCGATGCCGAGGTGGCGCACATCCGCTTCACCGACGGGCTCAACACCATATCCTTTTTCGTGGAGCCGCCAGCGCCCAGGGCCGGCCGGAGACCCGGTGTTCCAGGCTTCTCGGACGACGTCGGCACAATGAATGTGGGCAGGCAAGTCGCCCTTGACGGCTCAAAGGGGCTGCTGGCCGACTACCAAGATGCTACGCTGGTGCGCTGGGAAGCATCAGGGTACGAGTTCACGCTAATCGGCGAGGTGGATGAGTCGCTGCTCCTCGACATGGCCAAGTCGGTGAATGCGCCCCAGCCGCGGACCCCGGCGAGGGACTCGTTCGGAGGCTCGGTGATCAAATTCTTCTACGAGTTCTTCTGGGCGGGTAGGTGA
- a CDS encoding PDZ domain-containing protein, which yields MRFRESMKTYMPYVMIAVISALVTGVVVVQFAGNRPTFAAGGDQAAGTAQVEITPSSSVAAAAQTTGGLLGRDTIANVAERVSRAVVNIDTKSTVKVPVVPFGDFFFEFFGQAPSGSTREMTVPAIGSGFIIRSDGYVLTNNHVVEGAKEIVVTLADGRKFNGRVTGTDSRYDLAVVKIDATRLPTVELGDSDRIRPGDLAIAIGNPYGLQHTVTAGIISGLARSIDGDPTEPGIYIQTDAAINRGNSGGPLVDIDGRVVGINTAIIPQAQGIGFAVPINVAKNVLDDLIAGKKLVYPWIGVGLQELTPDLANYFGVKDKTGVVIAYVYPDSPAERAGLTEGDVILKLDGKQMKTVSQVQKEVQNRKAGDKITLQIWRDRAARYVTVTLEEKPDETE from the coding sequence ATGAGATTCCGTGAGTCGATGAAAACGTACATGCCCTACGTGATGATCGCGGTGATAAGCGCCCTCGTCACCGGGGTCGTTGTCGTGCAGTTCGCCGGCAACCGCCCGACTTTCGCTGCCGGCGGCGACCAAGCCGCGGGGACGGCGCAGGTTGAGATAACGCCTTCGTCTTCGGTGGCTGCGGCCGCGCAGACCACGGGCGGGTTGTTAGGGCGCGATACCATCGCGAACGTGGCCGAGCGAGTGAGCCGGGCAGTGGTGAACATCGATACCAAGAGCACCGTGAAAGTGCCGGTGGTCCCGTTCGGCGACTTCTTCTTCGAGTTCTTCGGCCAGGCACCGTCGGGCAGCACCAGGGAAATGACCGTGCCGGCCATCGGAAGCGGCTTCATAATAAGGTCCGACGGCTATGTGCTGACCAATAACCACGTCGTTGAAGGGGCGAAGGAGATCGTCGTGACGCTCGCCGATGGCAGGAAGTTCAACGGCAGGGTCACAGGCACCGACTCCAGGTACGACCTTGCGGTCGTAAAGATAGATGCAACGAGGCTGCCCACCGTGGAGCTTGGTGACTCGGATCGTATCCGGCCCGGTGATCTCGCGATAGCCATCGGCAACCCGTACGGCCTGCAGCACACCGTCACCGCGGGGATAATCAGCGGCCTCGCACGTTCGATCGACGGCGACCCGACGGAACCCGGCATCTACATCCAGACGGACGCTGCCATTAACCGTGGCAACAGCGGCGGGCCGCTCGTGGACATCGACGGTCGCGTGGTCGGAATCAACACTGCCATAATACCGCAGGCTCAGGGCATCGGCTTCGCGGTCCCCATCAACGTAGCGAAGAACGTCCTCGATGACCTGATCGCCGGCAAGAAGCTGGTCTACCCATGGATCGGTGTGGGGCTCCAGGAGCTCACGCCCGACCTCGCGAACTATTTCGGCGTGAAGGACAAAACGGGCGTTGTGATAGCCTATGTCTACCCCGATTCTCCCGCCGAGAGGGCTGGGCTCACCGAAGGGGATGTCATTCTCAAGCTTGACGGAAAGCAGATGAAGACTGTCAGCCAGGTCCAGAAGGAAGTGCAGAATCGCAAAGCCGGGGACAAGATAACGCTCCAGATATGGCGCGATAGGGCTGCAAGGTACGTGACCGTTACGTTGGAGGAGAAGCCTGACGAAACCGAATGA
- a CDS encoding ECF transporter S component, which yields MHFRTKRLVTLGVMAALSVLLSLANWPIFPAAPFLRYEAADVPVLIAGFALGPGPGLVVTLVMAVLMALITGLDGMVGALMHFLATGALVGTASLVYRRYHTRSGAVVALVCGTVAMTVLMPVANLMLMPVLYGYTRAQVLSIMWVLVAFNALKASINSALTFLVYKRVSWLVKNFATGEEGRNAVQDFSATAAASGARPAPARPGDGAGAHPSHSRVG from the coding sequence ATGCATTTCAGAACGAAACGACTCGTCACGCTCGGAGTCATGGCGGCTTTGTCGGTGCTTCTTTCCCTCGCCAATTGGCCCATATTTCCTGCAGCGCCTTTCTTGCGTTATGAGGCCGCGGACGTTCCGGTGCTCATCGCCGGGTTCGCCCTGGGCCCAGGCCCCGGCCTCGTGGTCACGCTCGTCATGGCGGTGCTCATGGCACTCATAACGGGCCTTGACGGGATGGTCGGCGCGCTGATGCACTTCCTCGCGACCGGGGCGTTGGTTGGCACGGCGAGCCTTGTGTACAGGCGGTACCACACGAGGAGCGGCGCGGTTGTCGCCCTTGTCTGCGGCACCGTGGCCATGACGGTTCTCATGCCCGTAGCTAACCTCATGCTCATGCCAGTTCTGTACGGGTACACGCGCGCTCAGGTTCTGTCCATCATGTGGGTGTTGGTCGCCTTCAACGCCCTCAAGGCTAGCATCAACTCGGCGCTCACGTTTCTCGTGTACAAGAGGGTGTCGTGGCTTGTGAAGAACTTCGCCACGGGCGAGGAGGGACGCAACGCGGTACAGGACTTCTCAGCAACGGCCGCGGCCAGCGGTGCCCGCCCCGCTCCCGCCAGGCCGGGCGATGGGGCTGGCGCCCACCCATCTCACTCGCGGGTGGGTTGA